A portion of the Mesobacillus sp. AQ2 genome contains these proteins:
- the copZ gene encoding copper chaperone CopZ, whose translation MEKTTLNVSGMTCGHCEKAVKNALMGVDGVASVVVSLSEGKAEVEYDASKAEVSKMKAAVEDQGYDVE comes from the coding sequence ATGGAAAAAACAACTTTAAATGTATCAGGAATGACCTGCGGACACTGCGAAAAGGCAGTCAAAAACGCTTTGATGGGTGTAGACGGAGTTGCCAGCGTAGTCGTTTCATTATCAGAGGGAAAAGCTGAAGTAGAATACGATGCTTCGAAAGCAGAAGTCAGCAAAATGAAGGCTGCTGTTGAAGATCAAGGCTACGATGTAGAATAA
- a CDS encoding heavy metal translocating P-type ATPase — translation MKEQITVDITGMTCASCSTRIEKVLNKMDGVEATVNLAMENASVQYDKEKIKPDDIFNKINDLGYGVRNEKMDLDVFGMTCAACSTRIEKVLNKMDGMESATVNLATESASVEFNSAFLSVGQIIAKIQDLGYDAKEKVQREAKAQQKEEEINAKKRKLLISILLSLPLLYTMIGHAPWDTGLPMPHLLMNPWFQLLLATPVQFWIGGQFYIGAYKSLKNKSANMDVLVALGTSAAYFYSLAEAIKTIGNPDYMPHLYFETSAVLITLILVGKLFEALAKGRTTEAISKLLSLQAKEATVIRDGEEVKIPIEDVKVNDTILVKPGEKIPVDGNVLTGQSAVDEAMITGESIPVEKSAGDSLIGATINKNGTLTMTATKVGKDTALAGIIKVVEDAQGSKAPIQRVADQISGIFVPIVVAIAIVTFLVWYFLITPGDFASSLETAIAVLVIACPCALGLATPTSIMVGTGKGAENGILFKGGEHLEATHKINAIVLDKTGTITKGKPSVTDIEIFGEEEKVLKYLVSAEKSSEHPLAEAVVEYGSANNVEVLPVDQFSAIPGHGIEAVINGEKVLIGTRKLMKQTGVVFDIHENQLEKLETEGKTAMLIAIDNKVNGIVAVADTVKETAKKAIEELKSMGIEVYMLTGDNKRTAHAIASQVGVENVIAEVLPEEKANHVKELQLKGKKVAMVGDGINDAPALALADIGIAIGTGTDVAIEAADVTILGGELTLIPKAISLSKKTMQNIRQNLFWALAYNSAGIPIAAMGLLAPWVAGAAMAFSSVSVVTNSLRLKRIKL, via the coding sequence ATGAAAGAACAAATAACTGTCGATATTACAGGCATGACTTGTGCTTCCTGTTCCACAAGGATCGAAAAAGTCCTAAATAAAATGGATGGAGTCGAAGCAACCGTAAACCTGGCTATGGAAAATGCCTCAGTACAATACGATAAAGAGAAAATCAAACCTGATGATATATTCAACAAAATAAATGACTTGGGGTACGGCGTCAGAAATGAAAAGATGGATTTGGATGTTTTCGGCATGACCTGCGCTGCCTGTTCCACCAGGATTGAAAAGGTCCTGAACAAAATGGATGGTATGGAGTCAGCGACCGTCAATCTGGCGACTGAATCAGCATCAGTTGAGTTCAACAGTGCGTTCCTGTCAGTTGGTCAAATCATCGCTAAAATACAGGATCTTGGCTATGATGCCAAGGAAAAAGTCCAGCGGGAAGCAAAGGCCCAGCAAAAAGAAGAGGAAATTAACGCAAAGAAAAGAAAGTTATTAATATCCATTCTTTTGTCCCTTCCGCTTTTGTACACCATGATTGGCCATGCGCCTTGGGATACGGGCTTGCCGATGCCGCATCTGCTGATGAATCCATGGTTCCAGCTGTTGTTGGCGACACCAGTCCAATTCTGGATTGGCGGCCAATTTTATATTGGTGCCTATAAGTCGTTAAAAAACAAAAGTGCGAATATGGATGTCCTAGTTGCCCTTGGAACATCTGCTGCCTATTTTTACAGTCTTGCAGAAGCAATAAAAACAATTGGAAACCCGGACTATATGCCGCATTTGTATTTTGAAACGAGTGCGGTACTGATCACTCTGATTCTTGTTGGAAAACTGTTCGAAGCGCTTGCTAAAGGACGGACAACTGAAGCAATCTCCAAGCTTCTAAGCCTCCAGGCAAAGGAAGCAACCGTCATCAGGGATGGCGAAGAGGTTAAAATCCCAATCGAGGATGTCAAAGTCAACGATACCATCCTTGTAAAACCTGGCGAGAAGATTCCGGTCGATGGCAATGTGTTAACTGGACAGTCCGCTGTCGATGAGGCCATGATAACTGGTGAATCCATTCCTGTTGAAAAATCTGCAGGCGACTCACTGATTGGCGCGACAATCAATAAAAATGGCACTCTGACAATGACTGCGACCAAGGTCGGAAAAGATACAGCCCTTGCAGGCATTATCAAGGTCGTCGAAGATGCTCAGGGAAGCAAGGCGCCAATCCAGCGTGTTGCTGACCAGATTTCTGGTATCTTTGTGCCGATCGTTGTTGCGATTGCTATTGTTACCTTTCTTGTCTGGTACTTCTTGATCACTCCTGGAGATTTTGCATCATCCCTGGAAACAGCGATCGCTGTACTCGTCATCGCCTGCCCTTGCGCACTAGGGCTGGCAACTCCTACCTCCATTATGGTGGGTACGGGAAAAGGCGCAGAAAACGGAATTCTGTTCAAGGGCGGAGAGCATTTAGAAGCTACCCATAAAATTAATGCTATTGTTCTAGATAAAACGGGTACAATTACTAAAGGGAAACCAAGTGTAACCGATATAGAAATATTTGGTGAAGAAGAAAAAGTCCTTAAGTATCTGGTATCAGCCGAGAAATCCTCAGAACACCCACTTGCCGAGGCGGTAGTAGAATATGGCAGCGCAAATAACGTTGAGGTCCTTCCGGTGGATCAGTTTTCAGCGATACCAGGCCACGGAATAGAGGCAGTCATCAATGGCGAAAAAGTATTGATAGGAACCAGAAAGCTGATGAAGCAGACGGGAGTCGTATTTGACATTCACGAAAATCAGCTTGAGAAGCTGGAGACTGAAGGAAAAACAGCCATGCTGATTGCCATTGATAATAAGGTGAACGGCATAGTCGCAGTGGCTGATACTGTGAAAGAAACAGCCAAAAAGGCTATTGAAGAGCTTAAATCCATGGGCATTGAAGTATATATGCTTACCGGTGATAATAAGCGTACTGCCCATGCTATTGCCTCACAGGTAGGCGTCGAAAATGTTATAGCGGAAGTATTGCCGGAAGAAAAGGCAAACCATGTAAAAGAACTACAGCTTAAAGGCAAAAAAGTTGCAATGGTCGGCGACGGAATCAATGATGCACCGGCACTTGCCCTTGCCGATATCGGGATTGCGATTGGTACAGGGACAGATGTTGCAATTGAAGCAGCTGATGTCACTATTCTTGGTGGGGAATTAACATTGATTCCTAAAGCAATCTCATTAAGTAAAAAGACAATGCAAAACATCCGCCAAAACTTGTTCTGGGCACTGGCATACAACTCAGCGGGTATCCCAATCGCTGCCATGGGACTACTTGCGCCATGGGTAGCAGGAGCGGCAATGGCATTCAGTTCAGTTTCTGTAGTGACTAATTCCCTTCGTTTGAAGCGGATTAAGTTATAA
- a CDS encoding M15 family metallopeptidase translates to MKKILPVIALPILLTGCAPVEPYLEKIPYLEKIPYLGEKLVGQDKQDDQPAEVAESDQNNMDNEDPQGDKPEDEALTLEAAYFNVVQNADGKNVIQNPQNTLALVNKVFGLPGNYIPGDLVRPNVPFSFGDAKLEKSLMRKEAADAMEKMFAGARNDGIELAAVSGYRSYGRQETLFKAEVNKVGEEKALEAVARPGSSEHQTGLTMDISSKNNNFNLNEQFGSTKEGVWLAHNAHKYGFILRYPKGKEELTGYMYEPWHFRYVGIKAATEIYENDWTLEEYFENVKKI, encoded by the coding sequence ATGAAAAAAATATTACCAGTAATCGCCTTGCCTATTTTATTGACAGGGTGTGCACCTGTTGAGCCTTATCTTGAGAAGATTCCTTACCTTGAGAAAATTCCTTATTTGGGAGAAAAACTTGTTGGACAAGATAAACAGGATGACCAGCCAGCGGAAGTAGCAGAATCAGATCAGAACAATATGGATAACGAGGATCCACAAGGGGACAAGCCTGAAGATGAAGCATTGACACTTGAAGCGGCTTATTTCAATGTGGTCCAGAATGCAGACGGAAAGAATGTCATCCAGAATCCGCAGAACACTTTGGCGCTTGTCAATAAGGTTTTTGGATTGCCAGGCAATTATATTCCCGGCGATCTGGTTCGGCCTAACGTTCCATTCTCTTTTGGAGATGCAAAGCTTGAGAAGAGCCTTATGAGGAAAGAAGCTGCGGATGCTATGGAAAAAATGTTTGCAGGTGCCAGGAATGACGGAATAGAACTAGCAGCTGTATCCGGCTACAGGTCATATGGCCGACAGGAAACATTGTTCAAAGCCGAGGTCAATAAGGTAGGCGAAGAAAAGGCCCTGGAGGCAGTTGCCAGACCTGGAAGCAGTGAGCATCAAACAGGCTTGACGATGGATATTTCAAGCAAGAACAATAATTTTAATCTGAATGAACAATTCGGTTCAACAAAAGAAGGAGTCTGGCTGGCCCACAACGCTCATAAGTACGGCTTTATCCTGAGGTACCCAAAAGGTAAAGAAGAACTGACAGGCTATATGTATGAACCGTGGCATTTTCGGTACGTTGGCATTAAAGCGGCTACCGAAATATATGAAAATGACTGGACACTTGAAGAGTATTTTGAAAATGTGAAGAAAATTTAG
- the deoD gene encoding purine-nucleoside phosphorylase translates to MSVHIGAKENEIAETVLLPGDPLRAKYIAETFLEDAKLYNEVRNMFGYTGTYKGKRVSVQGTGMGVPSISIYINELMNSYNVQNLIRVGTCGAIQKDVKVRDVILAMSSSTDSQMNRLTFGGVDFAPTANFDLLYKAYNTGLEKGLNLKVGNVFTADQFYNDNAELEKWAQYQILAVEMETTALYTLAAKYDRKALSILTVSDHILTGEETTSEERQTTFNDMIEVALEAAIKE, encoded by the coding sequence ATGAGTGTACATATTGGTGCTAAAGAAAATGAAATCGCAGAAACGGTATTGCTTCCAGGGGATCCGTTAAGGGCAAAATACATTGCTGAAACATTCCTTGAAGATGCAAAGTTATATAATGAAGTCAGAAATATGTTTGGGTACACAGGTACATACAAAGGCAAGAGGGTTTCTGTCCAGGGCACTGGCATGGGCGTGCCGTCCATTTCAATTTATATCAATGAGTTGATGAATAGCTACAATGTCCAAAACCTGATTCGCGTGGGCACTTGCGGAGCAATCCAAAAGGATGTCAAAGTCCGTGACGTAATCCTGGCAATGAGCTCATCAACTGATTCCCAAATGAACCGCCTTACTTTCGGCGGAGTGGACTTTGCTCCAACAGCAAACTTTGATTTATTGTACAAAGCCTACAATACAGGTCTTGAAAAAGGCTTAAATCTTAAAGTAGGGAATGTGTTCACGGCTGACCAGTTCTACAATGATAATGCAGAATTGGAAAAATGGGCCCAATATCAAATCTTAGCGGTCGAAATGGAAACAACAGCCCTCTATACCTTGGCTGCCAAATACGATCGAAAAGCTCTATCTATCCTGACAGTCAGCGACCACATCCTGACAGGTGAAGAAACGACATCAGAAGAGCGCCAAACAACATTCAACGACATGATCGAAGTAGCGCTCGAAGCAGCAATCAAAGAATAA
- a CDS encoding sporulation protein — MSFFNKVFASVGIGAAKVDTKLEKDRVMPGEEIRGIVEIRGGSVEQNIDDIYLSLHTTYIKESDERKYTATAQIDRFRLTQSFLIKENETKEIPFTFRLPLEIPLTMGRTKVWVTTGLDIKNAVDPGDKDYLTVVPNPLMQGIFNAVSNLGFRLREAECEQAPRHLRRNLPFVQEFEFVAASGPFRGRLDELELVLYPNSENEAEVLMQVDRRARGIGGFLSEAMGMDETYVRMNIHVSDLPSIQQKLQDTIARYC; from the coding sequence ATGTCATTTTTTAATAAGGTGTTTGCAAGTGTTGGAATCGGAGCAGCTAAAGTCGACACGAAGCTTGAAAAGGACCGGGTTATGCCAGGAGAAGAGATACGCGGAATCGTTGAAATTCGCGGAGGCAGTGTTGAGCAGAATATTGATGACATCTATTTGAGTTTACATACCACTTATATAAAAGAGAGCGACGAGAGAAAGTATACAGCGACTGCCCAAATCGACCGCTTCAGGCTTACGCAGTCGTTTCTGATCAAAGAAAATGAAACAAAGGAAATCCCTTTTACCTTCAGGCTGCCATTGGAAATTCCGTTAACTATGGGAAGAACGAAGGTTTGGGTAACGACAGGACTTGATATCAAGAATGCGGTCGACCCCGGAGATAAAGATTATTTGACAGTAGTACCGAACCCATTGATGCAAGGGATCTTTAATGCCGTAAGCAATCTGGGCTTCCGGTTAAGGGAGGCTGAGTGTGAGCAGGCACCAAGGCATCTTCGCCGGAACCTGCCATTCGTCCAGGAGTTCGAATTCGTGGCTGCATCAGGTCCATTTAGAGGACGTCTGGATGAACTGGAGTTGGTTCTCTATCCAAACAGCGAAAACGAAGCGGAAGTATTGATGCAAGTTGACCGAAGAGCGAGAGGAATCGGCGGTTTCTTATCAGAAGCGATGGGCATGGATGAAACATATGTAAGAATGAATATCCATGTATCTGATTTGCCCTCCATACAGCAAAAGCTTCAGGATACAATTGCACGGTACTGCTGA
- a CDS encoding YozD family protein, producing the protein MKEIEVIIDTEEIAEFFFHELVKRGYVPTEEELEEMADITFEYLIEKCIIDEEEDID; encoded by the coding sequence GTGAAAGAGATTGAGGTTATAATCGATACAGAGGAGATTGCTGAATTTTTCTTTCATGAACTTGTTAAAAGGGGATACGTTCCCACGGAGGAAGAACTTGAAGAGATGGCGGATATCACGTTTGAATATCTGATTGAAAAATGCATCATCGATGAGGAAGAAGACATAGATTAA
- a CDS encoding YozE family protein: MYKSFYHFLMKYRSTKPKDAISRFANSAYDDLSFPKNSEDYDEISSYLEVNGQYPESMAVFDEAWEEYLIAES, encoded by the coding sequence ATGTATAAAAGTTTTTACCACTTTCTCATGAAATACCGGTCCACGAAACCAAAGGATGCGATCAGCAGGTTCGCGAACTCTGCATACGACGATCTTTCCTTCCCTAAAAACTCGGAAGACTATGACGAAATAAGCTCCTATCTGGAAGTCAACGGACAGTATCCTGAAAGCATGGCTGTCTTTGATGAGGCATGGGAAGAATATTTGATAGCTGAAAGCTGA
- a CDS encoding YokU family protein codes for MTICEWCSSENIKAVTDKVYWELPDGTKAIQIDDTPAVHCLDCQMTYQTELITKEIEDQLFLIDTKKLSKVITFEELMEQPRLLKRNYFDFSS; via the coding sequence ATGACTATTTGTGAATGGTGCAGCAGTGAAAATATCAAAGCAGTCACAGACAAAGTTTATTGGGAACTCCCTGATGGGACTAAAGCGATCCAAATTGATGATACACCAGCAGTCCATTGTCTCGACTGCCAAATGACCTATCAGACAGAGTTGATCACAAAGGAAATCGAAGACCAGCTGTTTTTAATCGATACGAAAAAACTCTCCAAAGTCATCACCTTCGAAGAATTGATGGAACAGCCAAGACTGCTGAAGCGAAATTACTTTGATTTTTCATCTTGA